From Sporosarcina sp. Marseille-Q4943, the proteins below share one genomic window:
- a CDS encoding nitronate monooxygenase family protein yields the protein MTFINVLGIQHPIIQAPMAGVTTPEFVAASSNAGVLGSIGAGYLSAAATRDFIHEVKKLTDKPFAVNLFVPENAELDQGQLRKAYMALQPVRERLGMPFWKAPLSESDFDKQVDVIIEEGVPICSFTFGIPNQETIQKLKDAGILLIGTATTKEEAIAVEVDGVDAVVAQGSEAGGHRGSFIGEQLVSLGELLPSIVEAINIPVIAAGGIANKEHLDQQLLRGAQAVQIGTALLAAEESGAHPLYKQAVIEAAENSTVLTKVFSGKSARGIRNSFMDMMADAPIAPYPYQNDLTKKIRSEAARLGKPEFMSLWAGESVHETKGGTVKEIIGKFI from the coding sequence ATGACTTTTATTAATGTTTTAGGAATCCAGCACCCAATCATCCAAGCCCCAATGGCGGGCGTCACGACGCCGGAATTTGTGGCGGCATCATCAAACGCGGGAGTTTTAGGTTCAATAGGAGCAGGTTATTTATCCGCAGCAGCTACCCGCGATTTCATTCACGAAGTCAAAAAGCTGACAGACAAGCCATTTGCGGTTAATTTATTCGTACCGGAAAATGCGGAATTGGACCAGGGACAGCTGAGAAAAGCTTATATGGCATTGCAACCGGTTAGAGAGAGACTTGGTATGCCATTTTGGAAGGCGCCATTATCGGAATCGGATTTTGACAAGCAAGTGGATGTCATTATAGAAGAGGGTGTACCGATTTGCTCATTCACATTTGGCATTCCGAATCAGGAGACGATTCAAAAACTCAAGGATGCGGGCATATTGCTGATCGGAACGGCAACGACGAAAGAAGAAGCGATCGCGGTGGAAGTGGACGGGGTCGATGCGGTTGTCGCGCAAGGCAGTGAGGCGGGGGGGCACCGTGGTTCATTCATCGGGGAACAGCTTGTGTCACTTGGAGAACTATTGCCTTCAATTGTAGAGGCTATCAATATTCCGGTCATTGCGGCTGGTGGAATCGCTAATAAAGAGCATCTAGATCAGCAACTTCTCCGCGGAGCGCAAGCCGTTCAAATCGGCACAGCGTTGCTAGCGGCGGAAGAAAGCGGGGCACATCCGCTCTATAAACAAGCAGTCATAGAAGCTGCCGAAAATAGCACCGTTCTGACGAAAGTGTTTTCGGGCAAGTCGGCAAGAGGTATCCGAAATTCATTCATGGACATGATGGCAGATGCACCGATTGCCCCTTACCCATACCAAAACGACTTGACGAAGAAAATCCGGAGCGAAGCGGCAAGACTCGGCAAACCTGAATTCATGTCGCTATGGGCGGGAGAGAGCGTCCACGAAACAAAGGGCGGAACTGTTAAAGAAATCATCGGGAAGTTTATTTGA
- a CDS encoding carbon starvation protein A: protein MITFLFGIVLLIVGYFTYGKFIEKMFGVKEDRATPAYTSGDGVDYVPMSTKKNSLIQLLNIAGVGPIFGPIMGALYGPIAFIWIVIGAIFAGAVHDYLTGMISIRNRGAHLPELAGKFLGKFMKHIVNAFAILLLVLVGTVFVSAPAGLLYNLMNGWMAMGIIVTLIFAYYILATLLPIDKIIGRFYPIFGALLIISAVGVGGMMVIKGVEIPELTFANMHPDKLAIFPLLFLTISCGALSGFHATQSPIISRTTQKEGQGRKIFYGMMIAEAIIAMIWAAAGMALFNGYGGLHEMLAAGGPALIVSEASTLMLGAVGGTLAILGVIILPITSGDTAFRSARMIIADYFKLSQVKMVSRLWIAVPMFVISIALTQVDFNILWRYFSWANQSTAVIALFVGAMYLFIARKNYWVALVPGTFMLMATMTYILNATIGFGLPMNVAYIGATVISIFLVTLFFFAAVRARAAQIPLEEDISHWKGATTN, encoded by the coding sequence ATGATTACGTTTTTATTTGGTATCGTCTTATTGATTGTCGGTTATTTCACGTACGGCAAATTCATTGAGAAGATGTTTGGGGTGAAGGAGGACCGCGCGACGCCAGCGTATACGAGTGGGGACGGCGTCGATTATGTACCAATGAGCACGAAGAAAAACTCGCTGATCCAGCTGTTGAACATTGCGGGGGTTGGTCCGATTTTTGGTCCGATCATGGGGGCGCTTTATGGTCCGATCGCTTTCATTTGGATTGTAATCGGCGCAATTTTTGCAGGCGCTGTCCACGACTATTTGACGGGAATGATCTCCATTCGTAACCGCGGAGCGCATTTGCCAGAGCTTGCAGGCAAGTTTTTAGGGAAATTCATGAAGCATATCGTGAATGCCTTTGCCATTCTGTTATTGGTGCTTGTCGGAACGGTATTCGTTTCAGCACCTGCAGGTTTGCTGTACAACTTGATGAACGGTTGGATGGCAATGGGTATCATCGTTACACTTATTTTCGCCTATTATATTCTTGCAACACTATTGCCGATCGATAAGATCATCGGCCGCTTCTACCCAATCTTTGGTGCACTTTTAATCATCAGTGCGGTCGGGGTAGGGGGGATGATGGTCATTAAAGGAGTAGAGATTCCTGAGTTGACATTTGCCAATATGCACCCTGACAAATTGGCGATTTTCCCACTTCTATTCTTGACGATTTCATGTGGAGCATTGTCCGGCTTCCATGCGACACAGTCACCGATCATTTCACGTACGACGCAAAAAGAAGGCCAAGGCCGTAAGATTTTCTATGGCATGATGATTGCAGAAGCGATTATCGCGATGATTTGGGCAGCTGCGGGAATGGCGCTGTTCAACGGATATGGCGGCTTGCATGAAATGTTGGCTGCAGGCGGTCCTGCGTTGATCGTCAGCGAAGCTTCTACATTGATGTTGGGTGCGGTTGGTGGAACGCTAGCAATTCTCGGTGTCATCATCCTTCCGATCACTTCCGGAGACACGGCTTTCCGCAGTGCGCGGATGATCATTGCTGACTATTTCAAGTTGTCGCAAGTGAAGATGGTGAGCCGTCTTTGGATTGCTGTACCGATGTTCGTCATTTCCATTGCGTTGACGCAAGTCGACTTTAATATTCTATGGCGCTACTTCTCATGGGCGAACCAATCGACAGCCGTGATCGCGTTATTCGTAGGTGCGATGTATCTGTTCATTGCACGGAAGAACTACTGGGTGGCGCTCGTCCCAGGAACGTTCATGCTTATGGCAACGATGACGTATATTTTGAATGCGACGATCGGCTTCGGATTGCCGATGAATGTGGCGTATATCGGGGCAACGGTTATTTCTATCTTCCTTGTCACCCTTTTCTTCTTCGCCGCAGTCCGGGCAAGAGCTGCACAAATTCCGCTGGAAGAAGACATTTCACACTGGAAAGGTGCAACGACAAACTAA
- a CDS encoding DUF5412 family protein → MRRAWKVTGLLLGIIIGVLGALLLLINYFFFSMQQLPKGEFLTEEISPDGDYTVKGYVSRSGATVADAIRGEVVYHKKRDKKKNIYWGYRESEAVIRWIDEHTVSINGVELDVRKDVYDFRND, encoded by the coding sequence ATGAGACGGGCTTGGAAAGTGACGGGACTACTACTCGGCATCATTATAGGGGTTTTAGGAGCGCTGCTCCTTTTAATTAATTACTTTTTCTTCAGCATGCAACAGTTGCCGAAAGGAGAATTTCTAACGGAAGAAATTTCTCCGGACGGTGACTATACGGTAAAAGGGTATGTTTCCCGCAGTGGAGCAACAGTGGCAGACGCAATTCGCGGTGAGGTTGTCTATCATAAAAAGAGAGATAAAAAGAAGAATATTTATTGGGGATACCGTGAAAGTGAAGCGGTCATTCGATGGATTGACGAGCATACTGTGTCAATCAACGGTGTCGAGTTGGACGTCCGTAAAGATGTGTATGACTTTCGGAATGATTAG
- a CDS encoding MerR family transcriptional regulator, with product MKVKEVADLTGVSVRTLHHYDEIGLLVPDSVTEAGYRVYSAENLTTLQQILFFREVGFPLKKIKELLQSPSFNRLEAFELQRDMLVAKRNQLDTMIETIDKTLQSERGEMTMTNEEKFKGFDFSSNPYEQEARERWGDEAVDKANKNVAQFGEKEQQEMNRIYSNLAALRGTDPASVEAQAAIADWYTFLNKIGNYSLEAFAGLGEMYVADERFTKNIDQFGEGLAVFMRDAMKVYSESN from the coding sequence ATGAAAGTGAAAGAAGTGGCAGATTTGACTGGTGTGAGTGTGCGCACGCTCCATCATTACGATGAAATCGGTTTACTCGTTCCGGACAGTGTGACGGAGGCGGGCTATCGGGTTTATTCCGCTGAAAACTTGACGACCCTCCAGCAAATCTTGTTCTTTCGCGAAGTCGGCTTCCCTTTGAAGAAAATCAAGGAGCTGCTTCAAAGTCCTTCCTTCAACCGATTGGAGGCGTTCGAGCTGCAACGCGATATGTTAGTGGCGAAGCGCAACCAACTTGATACGATGATTGAGACGATTGACAAGACGCTCCAGTCTGAGAGAGGAGAAATGACAATGACGAACGAAGAGAAGTTTAAAGGATTCGACTTCAGTTCGAATCCATATGAGCAGGAAGCTAGAGAACGATGGGGGGATGAAGCGGTCGACAAGGCGAATAAAAATGTCGCTCAGTTCGGTGAGAAAGAACAGCAGGAGATGAACCGCATTTATTCCAATCTAGCGGCACTGCGCGGTACGGATCCAGCTTCAGTAGAAGCTCAGGCAGCAATCGCTGATTGGTACACGTTCTTGAATAAAATCGGTAATTACTCATTGGAAGCATTTGCCGGTTTAGGAGAGATGTACGTTGCAGACGAACGATTTACAAAAAACATCGACCAATTCGGAGAAGGCTTGGCTGTATTCATGCGGGATGCCATGAAAGTTTATTCTGAAAGTAACTGA
- a CDS encoding DUF3021 domain-containing protein, which produces MKTFLTRSILGIFFGSFLALITILAVIYVGNEETLDAAILAKNALGTVFCGWFFAVTPLLFENEKLTLPVQTALHFLSVTVLYFIVAFVIGWIPFTVKGFINMLGIFIAFYAIIWLAFYMHFRKQAAKLNEELRSL; this is translated from the coding sequence ATGAAGACTTTTCTGACGAGAAGCATATTGGGCATTTTCTTCGGCTCATTCTTGGCACTTATCACAATTTTAGCAGTTATTTATGTCGGCAATGAAGAAACGCTGGACGCAGCAATCCTTGCGAAAAATGCGCTCGGCACTGTCTTTTGCGGCTGGTTCTTTGCAGTGACACCTTTACTTTTTGAGAATGAAAAACTGACGTTGCCGGTTCAGACAGCTTTACATTTCCTCAGTGTCACTGTGTTGTATTTCATCGTCGCCTTCGTCATCGGATGGATTCCATTCACAGTGAAAGGATTTATCAACATGCTCGGCATCTTCATTGCGTTCTATGCAATCATTTGGCTCGCGTTCTATATGCATTTCAGGAAGCAGGCAGCTAAATTAAACGAGGAGCTAAGGAGCTTGTAA
- a CDS encoding GyrI-like domain-containing protein, translating to MGTRIEQVEQFTVKGYEMNGPVTDIPKLWDELNRIIEEKGAKPEESFGITLGMGNGNFHYLAGIKSESAESFTDTKELLIPSGKFIVAKVEGGVGAIPAAFDTLLRNPDVKLRHSYGFERYIHPIGSDGYEIEVWVAIE from the coding sequence ATGGGGACACGTATTGAACAAGTGGAGCAGTTCACAGTAAAAGGCTATGAAATGAATGGGCCAGTAACGGATATTCCGAAGCTGTGGGATGAGTTGAACCGTATTATTGAAGAAAAGGGTGCTAAGCCTGAAGAGTCCTTCGGGATTACGTTGGGAATGGGCAATGGCAACTTTCACTATTTGGCTGGTATTAAATCGGAGTCGGCAGAAAGTTTTACGGATACGAAGGAATTATTGATTCCGAGCGGTAAATTTATTGTCGCGAAGGTCGAAGGCGGAGTGGGGGCAATTCCAGCTGCTTTTGATACGTTGTTGCGCAATCCAGATGTGAAACTTCGACATAGTTATGGATTTGAGCGATATATCCATCCAATTGGCTCAGATGGCTATGAAATAGAAGTTTGGGTGGCGATTGAGTAA
- a CDS encoding aminoglycoside 6-adenylyltransferase — protein sequence MYSSDERNEFFMKIIERLESSDLIDGVVQLGSGVMGYMDEYSDIDLMVSTSKLEDVESTKSFVHRTLSELNPVYIKEKQFSRDIYLLIAFMENSLEFNVSILPSDLLNVKSPLWKVIVDKTGFVSEKMNAENELFQNKQIKYDVYIDIAFEFVYCALSLDKELKRNNFIYALKMLEKMREYVLLAQAMNEKKKLHQFKAYDTLDSSFIEAYLSTYPDEITVEKLTTSAGKLKDLFAVVVVQGSRITMDKGLHQLLNSL from the coding sequence TTGTATAGTTCTGATGAAAGAAACGAGTTTTTTATGAAAATAATTGAGAGATTAGAGTCCTCCGATTTAATTGATGGAGTTGTCCAGTTAGGTTCCGGGGTGATGGGATATATGGATGAATACTCCGATATTGATTTAATGGTTTCCACTTCTAAACTTGAAGATGTTGAAAGCACAAAAAGTTTTGTTCATCGTACACTCAGTGAGCTGAATCCTGTCTATATAAAAGAAAAACAGTTTAGCAGGGATATCTATCTGCTCATCGCATTTATGGAAAATTCACTGGAGTTCAATGTGTCCATTCTTCCAAGTGATTTACTGAATGTGAAGTCGCCTTTATGGAAAGTGATTGTTGATAAGACTGGATTCGTATCCGAGAAGATGAATGCCGAAAATGAACTCTTTCAAAATAAGCAAATCAAATATGATGTGTATATCGATATAGCGTTTGAATTCGTATATTGTGCTTTAAGTTTGGACAAAGAGTTGAAACGGAACAACTTCATCTATGCACTGAAAATGCTTGAGAAAATGAGGGAGTATGTTTTATTGGCACAAGCGATGAATGAAAAAAAGAAGCTACATCAGTTCAAAGCGTATGACACGTTGGATTCCTCTTTTATAGAGGCATATCTTTCAACCTACCCGGATGAAATCACGGTTGAAAAACTGACGACTTCAGCGGGAAAATTAAAAGATCTATTTGCTGTCGTAGTTGTACAAGGTTCCAGAATTACTATGGATAAGGGTTTACATCAGCTTCTTAATTCCTTATAG
- a CDS encoding DMT family transporter: MRKYIGEIGLILTAIIWGSGFVGSAVALDSYTPYQILAGRFLIGAVLLCAVFYNKLKFISRGAMVKGAVLGVFLYIAFALQTVGLQFTTPSKNAFLTAVNVVIVPFIGLAIYRRKLDLFELIGAFLAMFGVAVLSLQWSAGLNIGDFLSFCCAIGFAFHIFYTSQFVKDEDPIALTIVQMATATVIGFVVVLLKGEMSFSTQPEGLTSLLYLGVFSTTIAFLLQTVSQKFITETKAAIILSTESLWGMVFSVILLSEILTLKMGIGAVLILAAIILSETKLSFLVKGSNPARLE; encoded by the coding sequence ATGCGGAAATATATTGGTGAAATCGGATTGATATTGACAGCAATCATTTGGGGAAGCGGGTTTGTCGGAAGTGCAGTTGCACTGGATTCCTACACGCCATATCAGATTTTGGCGGGTAGATTCCTTATTGGAGCTGTTTTATTATGTGCGGTTTTTTATAACAAATTGAAGTTCATTTCAAGAGGTGCAATGGTAAAAGGGGCAGTTTTGGGCGTCTTCTTATACATAGCATTTGCGCTGCAAACGGTCGGTCTTCAATTTACAACGCCGTCTAAAAATGCTTTTTTGACTGCGGTGAATGTTGTCATCGTGCCGTTTATTGGTCTTGCGATTTATAGAAGAAAGTTGGATCTGTTCGAACTCATTGGCGCTTTTCTTGCGATGTTCGGCGTAGCGGTTTTGTCACTTCAATGGTCAGCGGGACTGAATATCGGCGATTTCCTGTCGTTTTGCTGTGCGATCGGTTTCGCATTCCATATTTTTTACACGTCCCAATTTGTGAAAGATGAAGACCCGATCGCTTTGACGATTGTCCAAATGGCGACAGCGACTGTCATCGGCTTTGTCGTCGTTCTGCTGAAAGGTGAGATGTCATTCAGCACGCAGCCTGAAGGGTTGACGTCGTTACTCTATTTAGGTGTGTTCTCGACAACGATTGCCTTTTTATTGCAAACTGTTTCACAGAAATTCATTACAGAAACGAAAGCGGCAATTATTCTTTCGACTGAATCATTATGGGGAATGGTTTTTTCCGTCATTCTGTTAAGTGAGATCCTTACGCTTAAGATGGGAATCGGGGCGGTTTTAATACTTGCTGCAATCATTTTATCAGAAACGAAGCTCAGCTTTTTGGTGAAAGGGAGCAATCCAGCAAGGTTGGAATAG
- a CDS encoding LysE/ArgO family amino acid transporter: protein MVEAVLHGVILAIGLILPLGAQNVFVFNQGALQPKFVRALPVVVTAGICDTILIVAAVSGVSLLILTFHWLETIMFAVGILFLLYIGISLWRSAPSSMEAEVERFSPKKQILFAASVSLLNPHAIIDTIGVIGSNALSYSGEARFAFTLTTIIISWCWFFGLALAGRVLGKLDTSGKFIGMLNKISAVVVWAVAIYMAIRLLGKLF, encoded by the coding sequence ATGGTCGAGGCGGTTCTTCATGGCGTCATCCTTGCGATCGGACTTATATTGCCGTTAGGGGCTCAAAATGTATTTGTGTTCAACCAGGGGGCATTGCAACCAAAGTTTGTGAGGGCACTTCCCGTCGTCGTCACTGCTGGGATTTGCGATACGATTTTAATCGTGGCGGCGGTATCGGGTGTATCTTTGCTCATCTTGACATTCCACTGGTTGGAAACGATCATGTTTGCCGTCGGTATCCTGTTTTTGCTGTATATCGGAATTTCTCTTTGGCGGAGCGCTCCTTCGTCAATGGAGGCTGAAGTGGAACGGTTTTCTCCGAAAAAGCAGATCTTGTTTGCAGCATCCGTCTCTTTATTGAACCCCCATGCGATCATCGATACGATTGGCGTGATCGGGTCAAATGCCTTGAGTTATTCTGGGGAGGCTCGGTTCGCATTCACATTGACGACGATCATCATTTCATGGTGTTGGTTTTTCGGACTCGCTCTTGCAGGGCGGGTGCTTGGCAAACTAGACACGAGCGGGAAGTTTATTGGCATGTTAAATAAAATCTCCGCCGTCGTCGTCTGGGCAGTCGCCATCTATATGGCCATCCGATTACTCGGCAAGCTATTTTAA
- a CDS encoding GNAT family N-acetyltransferase has protein sequence MIIETNRLKLIACTPEFLAMIPPEDYEIRDHVKGHAAELQNDDSQLGWGVWFVVDKETDTIIGDIGFKGKPSTDHTVEIGYGIVPSAQNKGYATEAVGTLIEWAFASREVEIVIAECVEENSASIKVLEKLGFRKTGRVDNMLKWEM, from the coding sequence ATGATAATAGAAACGAATAGACTCAAATTGATTGCTTGCACTCCAGAATTTTTAGCAATGATACCACCTGAGGATTATGAAATTAGAGATCATGTGAAAGGGCATGCAGCCGAACTTCAAAATGATGATTCCCAGTTAGGATGGGGAGTATGGTTCGTTGTGGATAAAGAAACAGATACGATTATTGGTGACATCGGCTTTAAAGGGAAGCCTTCGACAGATCATACTGTGGAAATCGGTTACGGCATTGTGCCGTCCGCGCAAAATAAAGGATATGCGACGGAGGCGGTAGGAACGCTAATCGAATGGGCATTTGCCTCCAGAGAAGTAGAGATAGTCATTGCCGAATGCGTAGAAGAAAATTCTGCTTCCATAAAGGTGTTGGAGAAGTTGGGCTTCCGGAAAACTGGACGGGTAGACAATATGTTGAAGTGGGAAATGTAA
- a CDS encoding class I SAM-dependent rRNA methyltransferase yields MTKTIDVQVNAQSIAAFKKGYPLILKDAVMNPEVLNEEGTIIRLVDKYRKFIAKGYYGNQNKGIGWVLTRDENEEIDFSFFESKISAALSRREAFFEDSETTAFRIFNGEGDGIGGVTIDYFDGYYMVSWYSEGIYSLKHHVYGVLDKLVDYKAIYEKKRFDTKGQYIEQDDFVRGVPGDFPIIVKENGMNFAVDLNDGAMTGIFLDQRDVRKALRDKYSEGKHVLNTFSYTGAFSVAAVLGGARETTSVDLAKRSLPKTIEQFSVNGIDYEAQDIKVMDVFDYFRYAKRHELKFDVVVLDPPSFARSKKYTFSTAKDYPALLKDAIEITEKNGIIIASTNNASFSMKKFKTFIEKGFADAGSRYKILEESSLPKDFRTNRDFPEFNYLKVVILQKLK; encoded by the coding sequence ATGACAAAAACGATTGATGTACAAGTGAACGCACAAAGTATAGCGGCCTTTAAGAAAGGCTACCCATTGATTTTGAAAGACGCAGTGATGAATCCTGAAGTGTTGAATGAGGAAGGTACTATTATTCGCTTAGTCGACAAATACCGTAAATTCATTGCAAAAGGTTATTATGGCAATCAAAACAAAGGGATCGGCTGGGTTTTGACGAGGGATGAAAACGAGGAGATCGATTTTTCCTTTTTTGAATCAAAAATTTCAGCTGCCCTTTCAAGACGGGAAGCTTTCTTCGAAGACAGCGAGACGACTGCATTCCGCATCTTCAATGGAGAAGGCGATGGAATCGGTGGGGTGACGATCGATTATTTTGATGGTTATTACATGGTGAGCTGGTATAGCGAAGGGATTTATTCCTTGAAGCATCATGTATATGGTGTGTTGGACAAGCTTGTGGACTATAAAGCGATCTATGAGAAAAAACGGTTCGATACGAAAGGCCAATACATCGAACAGGATGATTTCGTGAGAGGCGTGCCGGGAGATTTCCCGATCATCGTGAAGGAAAACGGCATGAACTTTGCCGTCGATTTGAATGACGGTGCCATGACGGGAATTTTCCTCGATCAGCGTGATGTGCGAAAAGCGCTGCGCGACAAGTATTCGGAAGGGAAGCATGTGCTGAATACATTTTCATACACAGGTGCGTTTTCTGTCGCTGCGGTTCTCGGCGGGGCACGGGAGACGACGAGTGTCGATTTGGCGAAGCGGAGTTTGCCGAAGACGATCGAGCAGTTCAGTGTGAACGGTATCGACTATGAAGCACAGGACATCAAAGTGATGGACGTATTCGATTATTTCCGTTACGCGAAACGCCACGAACTGAAATTCGATGTCGTGGTCCTCGATCCGCCAAGTTTTGCACGCTCGAAGAAATACACATTCAGCACGGCGAAAGATTATCCGGCCTTGCTGAAGGATGCGATTGAAATAACGGAAAAGAACGGTATTATCATTGCTTCGACGAATAACGCAAGCTTTAGCATGAAGAAGTTCAAGACGTTCATCGAGAAAGGTTTCGCGGATGCAGGTTCGCGTTATAAGATCCTTGAGGAATCTTCATTGCCAAAGGATTTCCGCACGAACCGCGACTTCCCGGAATTCAATTACTTGAAAGTTGTCATTTTGCAGAAGTTGAAATAA
- a CDS encoding DUF3888 domain-containing protein: protein MKLLRFLIPFLVISMLIQPLTSKAEQTNIDQQSIQDALLSTLQPYISEGIIDFYGYDKSYGLYDAKILNIQRDEKGGFSFTVEVQVNTFETAENPPYGKETLQFGISPKGVKLLDFTHEGDDEEKKLHQFYKEALIDIKKSFHLNLLPYERYDYNQLRYKAEKQNDFNSLAHIAEEIVINILSTEIQPPYKNVINPVTFIKGNEGFILFKKADGTNFYYKVLKENGIWKVVEQESEKGKKMGYDLLWYM from the coding sequence TTGAAACTTTTACGCTTCTTGATTCCATTCCTCGTGATTTCCATGCTCATCCAACCTCTTACGTCCAAAGCGGAACAGACCAATATTGACCAACAATCCATCCAAGATGCACTGCTGTCAACCCTTCAGCCGTATATTTCGGAAGGGATCATCGACTTTTACGGATACGACAAATCGTATGGATTATACGATGCGAAAATATTGAACATCCAGCGGGACGAGAAAGGTGGATTTTCCTTCACTGTTGAAGTTCAAGTGAATACATTCGAGACAGCTGAAAATCCGCCATACGGCAAGGAGACATTGCAGTTCGGAATCAGTCCAAAAGGCGTCAAACTGCTCGACTTTACGCATGAAGGTGATGATGAAGAAAAGAAATTACATCAATTTTATAAGGAAGCGCTCATCGACATTAAAAAGTCATTCCATTTAAATTTACTTCCTTATGAGCGATACGATTATAACCAGTTGCGGTATAAGGCGGAAAAACAAAATGATTTCAATTCACTGGCACATATCGCAGAAGAAATTGTCATCAATATTCTCAGCACGGAAATACAACCGCCATATAAAAACGTAATCAATCCTGTAACCTTCATAAAAGGCAATGAAGGGTTTATCCTGTTCAAGAAAGCAGACGGAACCAACTTCTATTACAAAGTCCTCAAGGAGAACGGCATTTGGAAAGTCGTCGAGCAGGAGAGCGAGAAAGGGAAGAAGATGGGGTACGACTTGCTTTGGTATATGTAA
- a CDS encoding GyrI-like domain-containing protein — translation MLSIGKTSHLVGLTAKAIKHYEEIGLIEPAYVSPESGYRFYSQKEQQQLVRIRTLRKFGVSLIDILREGDEQMDSLLKNRKKEIENEIHELQGKMEGIDHLLCKGEKELETRIEEIEGFTVRGYEVMGPVSAIPAEWDRLIKVINEEDVVAEEAFGVCLKMENDIIHYIAGLKSELTEGFPDTKEIVIPAGKFIVAKVEGGIPGIPVAYEYIIQMDDIQLRDCYDFERYVHPAGVSEDVIEIWMPIE, via the coding sequence ATGTTATCGATCGGGAAGACATCCCATCTTGTCGGATTGACGGCGAAGGCTATTAAACATTATGAAGAAATCGGACTCATCGAGCCAGCTTATGTGAGTCCGGAGTCGGGGTACCGGTTTTATTCACAAAAAGAACAGCAACAGCTCGTGCGGATCAGGACATTGAGGAAGTTCGGAGTATCCCTTATTGACATTTTGCGCGAGGGGGATGAACAGATGGATTCTTTGTTGAAGAATCGGAAAAAGGAAATTGAGAATGAAATCCATGAACTACAAGGGAAGATGGAAGGAATCGATCACTTATTATGCAAAGGGGAGAAGGAATTGGAAACTCGTATTGAGGAAATCGAAGGGTTTACAGTAAGAGGGTATGAGGTGATGGGACCTGTATCCGCAATCCCGGCGGAATGGGATCGCTTAATAAAGGTTATTAACGAAGAAGACGTTGTCGCTGAAGAGGCGTTTGGCGTTTGCTTGAAGATGGAGAACGACATCATCCATTATATTGCGGGACTGAAATCAGAGTTGACGGAAGGATTTCCGGACACGAAAGAAATTGTCATTCCCGCCGGTAAGTTCATCGTTGCAAAGGTGGAAGGCGGCATTCCAGGCATTCCGGTTGCGTATGAATACATCATTCAAATGGATGATATACAACTACGGGATTGCTACGATTTCGAGCGTTACGTCCATCCGGCTGGGGTGTCGGAAGACGTTATTGAGATTTGGATGCCGATTGAGTAA